The following are encoded in a window of Eleutherodactylus coqui strain aEleCoq1 chromosome 12, aEleCoq1.hap1, whole genome shotgun sequence genomic DNA:
- the LOC136586570 gene encoding uncharacterized protein, whose amino-acid sequence MDRATVRLSRAYRRRLITFVLMMDREQSEKTDRASRRQRRFWVHPLLTERGTKGHFASLYHDLKNHPEKFVSFCRLPLEAFDRLLELVRRDLTYQDTQMRKAITAEERLLITLRFLATGESYASLHLQFRVGKSTITEIVRCTCSAIWQKLQPIVMPSPTEDTWQRVAAGFQDVAKFPNCIGAVDGKHVRVLQPAHSGSKFFNYKKFFSIVLMAVADAHSKFVCIDVGAYGSTGDSRVLRTSQIGMQILRDGVTLPAPQPFPGTTHPVPFVMVSDEAFPLMPNLLRPYPRRGLNARKRIFNYRLSRARRVVECAFGIMVSQWRVLGTTLLVDPNTVDDLVKACCVLHNYLRNYRPEVDVEELDPAFDTVINWGGGRTPATAVQVRELFTDYFLSHEGTVPWQFSCVGGVQP is encoded by the exons ATGGACCGAGCAACAGTCCGTCTGAGCCGCGCATACCGACGCAGACTGATTACATTTGTGCTTATGATGGATAGAGAACAATCTGAAAAG actgatcgtgcttcccggcGTCAGAGACGTTTCTGGGTTCATCCCCTACTAACCGAGAGGGGGACGAAGGGCCATTTTGCGAGCCTCTACCACGATcttaaaaa ccatcctGAGAAGTTCGTCTCATTTTGTCGCCTGCCTCTGGAGGCCTTTGAccgccttctggagctggtgcgccgggatCTGACCTACCAGGACACGcagatgaggaaggcgatcactgcagaagaaaggctgctcatcacccttcg cttcttggccacaggagagagctatgcatccctgcatctccaatttcgtgttggtaaatcAACCATCACtgaaattgtgaggtgcacatgcagcgccatctggcagaagttgcagcccatcgtgatgccttcacctaccgaggacacttggcaacgtgttgcagcaggctttcaagatgttgccaaatttcctaactgcataggcgccgtcgacggcaaacatgtgcgtgtgcttcagccagcccactcaggctccaaattcttcaattacaaaaaatttttttcaattgtcctgatggccgtggctgatgcacatagcaaatttgtttgcatcgacgtcggcgcctatggcagcactggggattctcgggtgctgcgaacatcacagattgggatgcaaattctccgagatggcgtcacgctcccagccccacaacctttcccgggaaccacacatccagtcccctttgtgatggtatcggatgaggctttcccgttgatgccaaacctgttgcgcccatacccgcggagaggactgaatgcccggaaaaggatttttaattataggctgagccgggcacgtcgtgtggttgagtgtgccttcgggattatggtgagtcagtggagagttctagggactacACTGTTAGTAGACCCTaacacagttgatgaccttgtcaaggcatgttgtgttcttcacaactacctccggAACTATCGCCCAGAGGTAGATGTCGAAGAACTTgatcctgcctttgacacggtcatcaactggggggGAGGTAGGACGCCTGCTACTGCAGTGCAGGTACGCgaactcttcactgactatttccttagtcacgaaggcaccgtgccatggcagttctcctgtgtcggtggtgtgcagccctaa